Below is a genomic region from Diabrotica undecimpunctata isolate CICGRU chromosome 7, icDiaUnde3, whole genome shotgun sequence.
CTAACCTATAGATTTTAAGTTGttaataaaaagcaaaaataaaacttccaacaaatgttaatatttattttataaagacATAAACGTATATAAAAATCTATTCTGCATCTTCTGCATGAGCTCTTTCTATATAAACTTTCACGCTATAGTTTAGGCTCTCCATAAGATCAGGCCTTAAGTTTATAACCACATAACGATAATCAGGTCCACCTTCTGAGAAACGTGGCATAGTATTACTACCTCCAAAATCTAAAGCctataaacaaataaatacataaaaagatAAAACAGATGTGTTACTTTGAGGTGATAAAATAGTTTGTAGTTTTTTTGTTTAGTTTAAGTATAAAACAAtagttttgaaaaaatttatttttagaattttagaactttaagaagtttatttttaataagatatacaaagaaaaaacaaattttttataaaataataaaattgatggTTAAGTAccacttaaattaaaattattaccaCGAAACCGATGGAACGGCatcttactggaggcacattgaaaaacagacagagttatgtcgacataaaaagaagaagaagaaattagaatTACGTTATGCAGCTGATAATAGACTATAGTTCTTGACATTAAGATCAAATTGGTGGATATTGACATAAAAAGCGAAAATAAAGAATCAGAAATCAGTAAACGTAATATAAAGAAGACACTTTTTTTAGTAGTTAGTTGGTAAAAAAGACTTATATTTTTGAATACCCTAAAAAAGAACCATTCTATAATTCCtttttactttttacataactttGTATTGCATACAAATTGTATGCCTTCTTCTTCTAGCCTTCTATTGGTAAtttttggacataggtctctcccaactctttccatcgatctctatcctgagcaacataatTTCAATTTGTTCTGGCTATTTTTTTTATGCTATCCACCCATTTCATCTGTGgtctttctttttgtttttgatcttacccagtcgttcttctttttatctggcagtcgtatacctaacgacctctttccattgccctttttgttgtggctagtttagtcatatttgccttggttaggtTCCAGGTTTGACCATCATGTGTCATGATAGGAAAGATACAGTATTcaaacactttgctcctcaagtattaagGTATTTTGCCGTTCATTAGTAGCAACTGAGTTATCCAAATTCTGCCTATGTCAGGCTTACTCTTCTAGTGATTTTCACattttggttctctttgtcaagttttaGAATTTTGCCTTACTTTCATTTATAGCTATATGTCTGAAATCGTCTGTTTTAGTCATTGGGAGCTGTCTGCAAGTTCCTTCATCATAATTTGTAATTCCTCTGTAGTAGTTTAACTTGTGGCTATTAACGTTGATGCCATATGTTGACCAATTTGCAGTTTCGAGGACGTCTTCTAGGTCTAGATTAAAAACCTTTGGATATATTACGTCGCCTTATCTAACTCTTCGCTTAATGgtgatgggatttgtatttttttcGTTTAGTTGTACTATCATACATATTTAGAGTCTTACCACGCCCTGGCAAGGGCTCAAGGAACGAGGAGAAAAAATCGCAGTTTTTGCGTTTATTTTGAAAAGCACGTAAGTGCAGCTGAAGAAGAAAAGATCTACAGTTGTCTGTAGAAAAAACTGAAGTTGTCTGTAGAAAACCACAGTCCGCAGCTACGGGTTAACAAAAAGAGAGATGTGTTTGAGggttttatttattgtaatgtcAACAGGTgaggtttttatttaaataataaaactcataATATACAGTTATATTCTTACCATAACGCAGCTGATATTTCTTTCGTATTCACCAGTCTCGGGCGCTCTTAATGTTACTGATTGGAAAATACCCTCTCTAACATCTTTCTGGTAAACCAAGTCACCACTATAATTTAATGAAAAAAGATAACATGAACAGTATAAATAGtatgtattaaatataaatattatatttaatacaaGCTAATAGTAATTCTTTCTACAATATCTAAGGATAAAAAAAAGCTATGCACAGAATAAGGTACTTAGATAAAACTgtgtatttaactttttatttaactataaatATTGGTAATAATCATTTTATCCATcgcttttatttaaaaatcttgcCTGTTTTTTTTGGAGCGCTTTTTTCTGTCAATAACACTATTTTTCCTGATAGAAAGAACAATAAATTCTGGATATCAGGTTTGCAGATTCTTTGAT
It encodes:
- the LOC140446744 gene encoding uncharacterized protein, which encodes MQKLVAIIVICCALKFAWSWSNVACGDTLDPGDLVYQKDVREGIFQSVTLRAPETGEYERNISCVMALDFGGSNTMPRFSEGGPDYRYVVINLRPDLMESLNYSVKVYIERAHAEDAE